In Pseudomonas sp. MM213, a genomic segment contains:
- a CDS encoding efflux transporter outer membrane subunit, with the protein MHLTRSGQLLLLGVLGLSGCVRLGPDFQSPKPTWIEHWSSPALEQSSQRSLNPDLRQWWQVFGDPVLDRLIAEADTNNSDLKIAGLRVMEARAQLGIAQSGRYPQLQQASADSLYFNRRQSGGNNPQDSHFWQHSAGFDIGWELDFWGRFSRAIESADASYFAAHANYEDVLVLLRAQLADTYFLLRTTEARLRVARENAKQQKRNFEITEKLFNSGQQAELDLQQARTQYLGTLSTIPSFEDQLLRTRNALAVLIGQPPGALPQLIDNEGLIPLVDRAVLQDVPANLLLRRPDVRAAELNVAAQSALIGVAESDFYPSLTLLGSIVWSADTLNGTSRSLDLIGGPSLRWNLFDHGQISNNVRVQDARLQQLIEAYRDKVRQAAREADDAANGLIKSLERESILREAEVAAKRSLVLASAQYREGYSDFQRVLDAQRALLEQQDNYLVSRSNAVSNVIALYKALGGGWYSAQPIVDPATRQDMKKRTDWGDLLDEPAAAKKGNGP; encoded by the coding sequence ATGCATCTGACGCGATCGGGACAACTGTTGCTGCTGGGTGTGCTCGGCTTGAGTGGCTGCGTACGTCTGGGGCCGGATTTTCAGTCGCCGAAGCCCACGTGGATCGAGCACTGGAGCTCCCCTGCCCTTGAGCAATCCAGTCAACGCAGCCTGAACCCGGATTTGCGTCAGTGGTGGCAAGTCTTCGGCGATCCCGTCCTCGATCGTCTGATTGCCGAAGCGGATACGAACAATTCGGATCTGAAGATTGCCGGTCTGCGGGTCATGGAAGCTCGTGCGCAACTGGGGATTGCCCAAAGCGGACGCTATCCGCAACTGCAGCAAGCCAGCGCCGACAGTCTGTACTTCAACCGCCGGCAATCCGGCGGGAACAATCCTCAGGACAGTCATTTCTGGCAGCACAGTGCCGGGTTCGACATTGGCTGGGAGCTGGACTTCTGGGGGCGTTTCAGCCGAGCGATCGAGTCGGCCGATGCCAGTTACTTCGCCGCCCATGCCAACTATGAAGACGTGCTCGTGCTGCTGCGCGCGCAGCTGGCGGATACGTACTTCTTGTTGCGCACCACCGAGGCACGCTTGCGGGTTGCAAGGGAAAACGCCAAACAGCAAAAGCGTAACTTCGAGATCACCGAAAAACTGTTCAACAGCGGCCAACAAGCCGAACTCGACTTGCAGCAAGCCAGAACCCAGTACCTGGGCACCCTGAGCACCATCCCCAGCTTCGAGGATCAGTTGCTGCGCACGCGCAATGCGTTGGCGGTGTTGATTGGCCAGCCGCCCGGTGCGCTACCGCAACTCATCGACAATGAAGGACTGATCCCGCTGGTCGACCGCGCCGTGCTGCAGGACGTCCCGGCCAATCTGCTGCTGCGACGCCCCGATGTACGCGCTGCTGAACTGAATGTCGCGGCCCAGTCGGCCTTGATCGGTGTGGCCGAAAGCGATTTCTACCCGTCGCTGACCTTATTGGGCAGCATCGTCTGGTCGGCCGACACGCTCAATGGCACCTCGAGAAGTCTGGACCTGATCGGTGGCCCCAGCCTGCGCTGGAACCTGTTCGACCATGGCCAGATCAGCAACAACGTGCGCGTGCAGGATGCGCGGTTGCAGCAGTTGATCGAGGCTTACCGCGACAAGGTTCGCCAAGCGGCTCGCGAGGCAGATGACGCCGCCAATGGGCTGATCAAATCCCTGGAGCGCGAAAGCATCCTGCGTGAGGCTGAAGTCGCCGCCAAACGTTCGTTGGTGCTGGCGAGCGCCCAGTATCGCGAAGGCTATTCCGACTTTCAGCGGGTGCTGGACGCGCAACGCGCATTGCTGGAGCAACAGGACAATTACCTGGTCAGCCGCAGCAATGCCGTGAGCAATGTGATCGCGCTGTATAAGGCGCTGGGCGGCGGTTGGTACAGCGCCCAGCCGATCGTTGATCCGGCCACCCGCCAGGATATGAAAAAACGCACGGACTGGGGCGATTTACTGGATGAGCCCGCAGCCGCCAAAAAAGGTAACGGACCATGA
- a CDS encoding cupin domain-containing protein, with translation MQLNSEALVTALNLEPHVEGGYYRRTYQADQQPMVETIGGPRYTMSSIYYLLTTDSPVGQFHLNRSDIMHYYHLGDAIEYSLIFPDGTLKTVVMGSDVLAGECLQLHVPGGIWKASRLMKGSTGFGLISEAVTPEFHFADMEMGDRKKLSEEFPEHGGLIEQLTRD, from the coding sequence TTGCAGCTAAACAGTGAAGCACTCGTGACCGCGCTTAACCTTGAACCGCATGTCGAGGGTGGCTACTACCGAAGAACCTATCAGGCTGATCAACAGCCTATGGTCGAGACGATTGGTGGTCCACGTTACACGATGAGCTCCATCTATTACCTGTTGACCACAGATTCGCCCGTCGGCCAGTTTCACCTGAACCGATCCGACATCATGCATTACTACCACCTGGGCGACGCCATTGAGTACAGCCTGATTTTCCCGGACGGCACATTAAAAACTGTCGTGATGGGCAGCGACGTTTTGGCCGGAGAATGTTTGCAGCTGCATGTACCAGGCGGCATCTGGAAAGCTTCGCGGTTGATGAAGGGATCGACGGGATTCGGTTTGATCAGTGAAGCGGTAACCCCTGAGTTCCATTTTGCGGACATGGAAATGGGCGACAGGAAAAAGCTCAGCGAAGAATTTCCAGAGCATGGAGGGTTGATTGAGCAACTGACGAGAGATTGA
- a CDS encoding transporter suffix domain-containing protein, whose product MNAPHTAGWRFKLGIAIICLMLGSWLLVPIMAATDMPGSKIAALTGVLFISNKVLLIIVIAVMGKAGFQQLKSTVFGYVSKLAPATDTEVGPWRHWIGVVMFCLPLISAFLEPYVDSIWPGLRPNIWQLQALGDLMLIGSFFVLGGNFWEKVRALFIRTARVVNTSAV is encoded by the coding sequence ATGAATGCACCCCATACCGCTGGATGGCGATTCAAACTGGGCATCGCGATCATTTGTCTGATGCTCGGCTCCTGGCTGTTGGTGCCGATCATGGCGGCAACCGACATGCCGGGTTCCAAGATCGCCGCGCTGACCGGCGTCCTGTTTATCAGTAACAAAGTGCTGTTGATTATCGTCATTGCTGTCATGGGCAAGGCGGGGTTTCAGCAGCTTAAAAGCACTGTATTTGGCTACGTGTCTAAACTGGCACCGGCAACCGACACCGAAGTTGGGCCATGGCGTCATTGGATCGGTGTCGTGATGTTTTGTCTGCCGCTGATTTCGGCATTTCTGGAACCCTATGTCGACAGTATCTGGCCTGGACTCAGGCCCAACATCTGGCAGCTCCAGGCGTTGGGCGACTTGATGTTGATCGGCAGCTTTTTCGTACTGGGGGGAAACTTCTGGGAAAAAGTGCGCGCATTGTTCATTCGAACCGCGCGAGTGGTGAACACCAGTGCAGTGTGA
- a CDS encoding ABC transporter substrate-binding protein codes for MNKRALLGAMALCATSFLAHADEDSLRIGIEAAYPPFSFKTPEGNVSGFDYDIGNALCEEMKIKCEWVIQEFDGMIPSLKVRKIDAVLSSMSITEDRMKSVDFSKKYYHTPGKFAMKAGNVINDPLIDLKGKKVGVQRASTYDRFATEQLAERGIEVVRYSSQNEAFLDLASGRLDATLADIVNTNESFIKTAAGKDFALVGPDINDPKYFGRGAGIAVRKGDSANVVRLSAAIDAIRENGKYQQVMSKYFAFDIYGE; via the coding sequence ATGAACAAAAGAGCACTTCTAGGCGCCATGGCACTGTGCGCAACAAGCTTCCTGGCGCATGCCGACGAAGACAGCCTGCGTATCGGTATCGAAGCCGCTTACCCTCCCTTCTCCTTCAAGACACCGGAGGGCAACGTCAGCGGTTTCGACTACGACATCGGCAATGCCCTGTGCGAAGAAATGAAGATCAAATGCGAGTGGGTCATCCAGGAGTTCGACGGCATGATCCCGTCACTCAAAGTGCGCAAGATCGACGCCGTGCTGTCGTCGATGTCGATTACCGAAGACCGGATGAAGTCGGTCGACTTCAGCAAAAAGTACTACCACACGCCGGGCAAGTTCGCGATGAAGGCCGGCAACGTGATCAACGACCCGCTGATTGATCTCAAAGGCAAGAAAGTCGGCGTGCAACGCGCCTCGACTTACGACCGTTTCGCCACCGAACAGCTGGCGGAACGCGGGATCGAGGTGGTGCGCTATTCCTCGCAGAATGAGGCGTTCCTCGACCTGGCGTCAGGCCGTCTGGACGCGACGCTGGCCGACATCGTCAACACCAACGAAAGCTTTATCAAAACCGCGGCGGGCAAGGATTTCGCCCTGGTAGGACCGGACATCAACGACCCGAAATATTTCGGTCGGGGCGCCGGGATCGCGGTGCGTAAAGGTGACAGTGCCAACGTTGTCCGCCTGAGTGCCGCCATTGACGCCATCCGCGAAAATGGCAAGTACCAGCAAGTGATGAGCAAGTACTTCGCGTTCGATATCTACGGCGAATAA
- a CDS encoding YMGG-like glycine zipper-containing protein, which translates to MNRLSCIGLCLALSVVATQSRAETVVPMKGQNSQQTQLDINECHNVAASQSSSTQPTSGGRLKGAAVGAAAGAAGAQVRGRQHDEFYDRVDDDVKQDYRQNRAKETAAAGAVVGGSRQRQERRAQQKTAASTSSTAYTSCLQGKGYQVNP; encoded by the coding sequence ATGAACAGGTTGTCTTGCATTGGCCTGTGTCTCGCGCTGTCGGTTGTCGCTACTCAGAGTCGGGCAGAAACGGTTGTGCCGATGAAAGGGCAGAACTCGCAACAGACACAGCTGGACATCAATGAGTGCCACAACGTGGCCGCCAGTCAGAGTTCATCGACGCAGCCAACATCCGGTGGCCGCCTGAAAGGCGCGGCGGTCGGTGCCGCTGCCGGAGCCGCTGGAGCTCAGGTTCGCGGGCGCCAGCACGACGAGTTTTATGACCGCGTCGATGACGATGTAAAGCAGGATTATCGGCAGAATCGCGCCAAAGAGACGGCAGCGGCAGGCGCGGTGGTCGGTGGCTCGCGTCAACGCCAGGAGCGCCGGGCGCAGCAGAAAACCGCCGCTTCGACCAGCTCGACGGCCTATACCAGTTGCCTGCAAGGTAAGGGGTATCAGGTCAATCCCTGA
- a CDS encoding DUF2955 domain-containing protein codes for MPTERTPREQRALRLATGTAMCLAASFGLGLPIPFIAPVLALLLLASVNRALPFKAGLALALIAMLTTGVGLLLIPILRYYPVSGVLLIGVCLFMVFRFGLRGGNNLIVTFLVIGLTMISSAGVAEFDLAATVIGALVKGLLLAVMVVGLSHWLFPEPANAPSPPVAPPMPAEEVSRVALRATLIVLPAFLLALIDPASYLPIILKAVGLGQQSSTTARNAGRELVGSTLLAGVLAVLFWSALSLFVHLWMFFLWMLLFGLIIARKLYALSPTSLTPGFWLNSLITMIILLGQSVQDSIAGKDVYTAFAVRMGLFILVTLYACLMVYLLDQRPPKHAQGLT; via the coding sequence ATGCCTACTGAGCGCACACCCCGGGAGCAGCGCGCATTGCGCCTGGCCACCGGCACCGCGATGTGTCTGGCGGCCAGTTTCGGTTTGGGATTGCCGATTCCGTTCATCGCGCCGGTGCTGGCGTTGTTGTTGCTCGCCAGCGTCAATCGTGCGCTGCCGTTTAAGGCTGGACTGGCGCTCGCGCTGATCGCAATGTTGACCACCGGCGTCGGCCTGTTGCTGATTCCGATCCTGCGTTATTACCCGGTCAGCGGCGTACTGTTGATCGGCGTGTGCCTGTTTATGGTGTTTCGTTTTGGGCTGCGCGGCGGCAACAATTTGATCGTCACGTTCCTGGTGATCGGCCTGACCATGATTTCCTCGGCCGGCGTTGCCGAGTTCGACCTCGCGGCGACGGTCATCGGGGCGCTGGTCAAAGGATTGCTGCTGGCCGTGATGGTGGTCGGGCTGAGTCATTGGCTGTTTCCTGAACCTGCCAACGCACCGTCGCCGCCAGTCGCGCCGCCGATGCCAGCCGAAGAAGTCAGCCGCGTGGCGCTGCGTGCAACCCTGATTGTGCTACCGGCGTTTTTACTGGCATTGATCGATCCGGCAAGCTATCTGCCGATCATCCTGAAGGCGGTCGGCCTGGGTCAGCAGAGTTCCACCACAGCCCGCAACGCCGGTCGCGAACTGGTCGGTTCGACCCTGCTCGCCGGTGTGCTGGCGGTGCTGTTCTGGAGTGCACTCAGCCTGTTTGTGCACCTCTGGATGTTTTTTCTGTGGATGCTGCTGTTCGGTCTGATCATTGCGCGCAAGCTCTACGCGCTGAGCCCGACAAGTTTAACCCCGGGGTTCTGGCTCAACAGCCTGATCACGATGATCATTCTGCTGGGCCAGTCGGTGCAGGACAGCATCGCAGGCAAGGACGTCTACACCGCATTCGCCGTGCGCATGGGACTGTTCATTCTGGTGACGCTGTATGCCTGCCTGATGGTGTATCTGCTGGATCAGCGACCGCCAAAACACGCTCAGGGATTGACCTGA
- a CDS encoding HlyD family secretion protein, whose translation MSDAAQPSPEAPSPKAPEPPADPAKKGLKWVLLLILLSLAWYLLADRYTPYTQQARVGAFVIPVAAEVAGRVIRVNVRNNQDVKAGDVLFEVDPQPYQIAVDRARADLESTRRQIGASTAGIASAQANLRAAQANELKARQDNQRLEGLYRDDPGTISVRLLEVSRANREQAVSQVAAARAEVQRAREQEGGSEEENALLRSAATALSKAELDLANTQIRARSAGLITDLRTDAGQFAAVGTPVMTLIAIHDVWISADMTENNLGRVRVDTPVAIVLDALPGEVFEGRVRSVGYGVSVGQTPPPGTLPTVQNSRDWLRPAQRFPVIIEFSEDSMAKLQDSRAIRTGGQAEVMAFPTEGNPLNPLGRLFVGLMSWLSYAY comes from the coding sequence ATGAGTGATGCCGCGCAACCCTCCCCTGAGGCGCCCTCCCCCAAGGCGCCTGAACCGCCTGCCGACCCGGCGAAAAAAGGGCTCAAGTGGGTGCTGCTGTTGATCCTCCTGAGCCTGGCCTGGTATCTGTTGGCCGACCGATACACGCCTTATACGCAACAGGCTCGGGTCGGTGCCTTTGTCATTCCGGTGGCCGCGGAAGTGGCCGGTCGGGTCATTCGCGTCAACGTGCGCAACAATCAGGACGTGAAGGCGGGAGACGTGCTGTTCGAGGTCGATCCTCAGCCTTATCAGATCGCCGTCGACCGTGCGCGCGCAGACCTTGAGTCGACACGTCGCCAGATCGGCGCCAGTACCGCCGGCATTGCCTCGGCCCAGGCCAATTTACGCGCCGCGCAAGCCAACGAACTCAAGGCTCGCCAGGACAATCAGCGCCTTGAAGGTTTGTACCGCGACGACCCCGGGACCATTTCCGTGCGCCTGCTCGAAGTGTCTCGGGCCAACCGCGAACAAGCGGTCAGCCAGGTCGCCGCTGCCCGTGCCGAAGTCCAGCGCGCGCGTGAGCAGGAAGGTGGCAGCGAGGAAGAGAACGCCTTGCTGCGCAGTGCAGCCACCGCGTTGTCGAAAGCCGAGCTGGATCTGGCCAATACGCAGATTCGTGCGCGTTCGGCCGGTTTGATCACCGACTTGCGCACTGACGCCGGGCAGTTCGCTGCCGTTGGCACTCCGGTGATGACGCTGATCGCGATCCACGATGTCTGGATCAGCGCGGACATGACCGAAAACAACCTCGGCCGGGTCAGGGTCGATACGCCGGTGGCAATCGTTCTGGATGCGCTGCCGGGCGAGGTGTTCGAGGGGCGCGTGCGCAGTGTCGGTTACGGCGTCAGTGTCGGTCAGACGCCGCCACCCGGTACGTTGCCCACTGTGCAGAACAGCCGTGACTGGCTGCGCCCGGCCCAACGCTTTCCAGTGATCATCGAATTTTCCGAAGACTCGATGGCCAAACTGCAAGACAGTCGCGCCATTCGTACCGGCGGTCAGGCTGAAGTCATGGCGTTCCCCACCGAGGGCAATCCGTTGAATCCACTCGGCCGCTTGTTTGTGGGCCTGATGAGCTGGCTGTCGTATGCCTACTGA